From one Melospiza melodia melodia isolate bMelMel2 chromosome 4, bMelMel2.pri, whole genome shotgun sequence genomic stretch:
- the ATP23 gene encoding mitochondrial inner membrane protease ATP23 homolog isoform X1: MGQGEADSPPAAEKKGAEEEEDDFGYRLFPERNKKPQSFLFRSLFTFHNKCQLMLRLTLETNPYARLLLEALKQSGCTVFNDRHFSCENCDGCVSGGFDAATSQIVLCQNNIRRQSHMNRVVTHELIHAFDHCRAHVDWFKNVKHLACSEIRAANLSGDCTLMNEIARFKFGLKGHHQTCVRDRAIRSILAVRKVSKETAEKAVDEVFDACFNDLEPFGRIPHSKADAKRAYRDFQNRDRYTANL; this comes from the exons ATGGGGCAGGGGGAGGCGGATTCGCCACCGGCGGCTGAGAAGAaaggggcggaggaggaggaggatgatttCGGCTACCGGCTCTTCCCGGAACGAAATAAGAAGCCGCAGAGTTTCCTGTTCCGCAGCCTCTTCACCTTCCACAACAAGTGCCAGCTGATGCTGAGGCTGACCCTGGAAACGA ATCCGTATGCTCGACTTCTTCTTGAGGCTCTGAAGCAATCTGGTTG CACTGTCTTCAATGACCGGCACTTTTCTTGTGAAAACTGTGATGGCTGTGTCAGTGGAGGTTTTGATGCTGCCACATCTCAG ATTGTTCTGTGTCAGAACAACATTCGCCGGCAGTCCCATATGAACCGGGTAGTCACACATGAATTGATTCATGCATTTGATCACTGCCGTGCACATGTGGACTGGTTTAAAAATGTCAAACACTTAGCATGTTCAGAG ATTCGAGCTGCTAATCTCAGTGGAGACTGTACTTTGATGAATGAAATAGCCAGGTTTAAATTTGGATTGAAAGGGCACCATCAG aCTTGTGTACGAGACAGAGCAATTCGTTCCATTCTGGCTGTTAGAAAAGTTAGCAAAGAAACCGCAGAAAAAGCTGTGGATGAAGTTTTTGATGCCTGCTTCAATGATCTGGAACCTTTTGGAAGAATCCCACACAGCAAGGCAGATGCAAAACGTGCTTACAGAGACTTTCAGAACAGAGATCGCTATACTGCTAATTTGTAA
- the ATP23 gene encoding mitochondrial inner membrane protease ATP23 homolog isoform X2, translating into MNRVVTHELIHAFDHCRAHVDWFKNVKHLACSEIRAANLSGDCTLMNEIARFKFGLKGHHQTCVRDRAIRSILAVRKVSKETAEKAVDEVFDACFNDLEPFGRIPHSKADAKRAYRDFQNRDRYTANL; encoded by the exons ATGAACCGGGTAGTCACACATGAATTGATTCATGCATTTGATCACTGCCGTGCACATGTGGACTGGTTTAAAAATGTCAAACACTTAGCATGTTCAGAG ATTCGAGCTGCTAATCTCAGTGGAGACTGTACTTTGATGAATGAAATAGCCAGGTTTAAATTTGGATTGAAAGGGCACCATCAG aCTTGTGTACGAGACAGAGCAATTCGTTCCATTCTGGCTGTTAGAAAAGTTAGCAAAGAAACCGCAGAAAAAGCTGTGGATGAAGTTTTTGATGCCTGCTTCAATGATCTGGAACCTTTTGGAAGAATCCCACACAGCAAGGCAGATGCAAAACGTGCTTACAGAGACTTTCAGAACAGAGATCGCTATACTGCTAATTTGTAA